The following proteins come from a genomic window of Fontisubflavum oceani:
- the yidD gene encoding membrane protein insertion efficiency factor YidD: protein MVSQLALGAIWGYQRFLSPHKGFRCAHSVLHGGTGCSGFAKYAIRDHGVWLAIPYILQRFRDCKEASLTLWAACPAHSSAPNGEETPRQRRQRLRRNGDEVAPEGACTDRCGVGCCALPSFCVPGFANGQTAASSDTEATSGTNDNPNDADSACATADEACGACSCSRINVEGCDFGCGCLPCFD from the coding sequence ATGGTCAGTCAGCTCGCGCTCGGTGCAATCTGGGGATATCAACGGTTTCTCTCGCCGCACAAAGGCTTCCGATGTGCGCATTCGGTTCTGCATGGCGGAACGGGTTGTTCGGGCTTTGCAAAATACGCCATCCGTGATCACGGGGTCTGGCTTGCGATCCCGTATATCCTGCAACGGTTCCGCGATTGCAAAGAGGCCTCGCTCACGTTGTGGGCGGCATGCCCTGCGCATTCCAGCGCACCAAATGGTGAAGAAACGCCGCGACAGCGCAGGCAACGGCTCCGTCGCAACGGGGATGAGGTTGCGCCCGAAGGGGCCTGTACCGATAGATGCGGCGTCGGTTGCTGCGCCTTGCCGAGCTTTTGCGTCCCCGGATTTGCAAACGGACAGACAGCGGCCAGCTCCGACACAGAGGCAACGTCTGGCACAAACGACAATCCGAACGACGCCGATAGCGCGTGTGCTACCGCAGACGAGGCCTGCGGTGCCTGCTCATGCAGCAGGATCAATGTCGAGGGCTGCGATTTCGGATGCGGCTGCCTGCCCTGCTTCGACTGA
- a CDS encoding acyl-CoA dehydrogenase C-terminal domain-containing protein produces MPSYTAPTKDMQFILHEVLDVSGQDVPGYDEMERDFTQAVLDEAGKIASEVLTPLNVVGDTEGCTMENGVVRTPTGFKEAFEQMKEGGWPGLDMPEQYGGQNMPYVIGTAVGEMFSAANQAFTMYQGLTHGAASAILAHGTEQQKDTYLPKMVACDWTGTMNLTEPHCGTDLGLMRTKAEPQDDGSYKITGQKIFISSGEHDMADNIIHLVLGKIVGGPEGIKGVSLFIVPKFLVNEDGSLGARNGVACGKIEEKMGIHGNSTCVMNYDEATGYLLGDEHKGMRAMFTMMNEARLGVGMQGLAQAEAAYQNALFYAKDRLQGRDVTGPKNPDGPADPLIVHPDIRRNLMEQKSFTEAGRAFLLWGSTLIDQAHRAKDADADGLISLMTPVIKGFLTDKGYDMTVQAQQVYGGHGYIEEWGMSQFTRDARIAMIYEGANGVQALDLVGRKLAQDGGKHVMAFFDLVKTFIKENEGNEALNADFLGPLKAASKDLQAAGMYFMQEGMKNPNNALSGSYDFMHLFGHVCLGLMWARMAKASLEALETGTSDPDFYETKLATGRFYMARQLPMTATHLARIQTGGETVMALDAANF; encoded by the coding sequence ATGCCAAGCTACACTGCCCCCACGAAAGACATGCAATTCATCCTGCATGAGGTGTTGGATGTCTCCGGCCAGGATGTGCCGGGCTATGACGAGATGGAACGCGACTTCACGCAGGCTGTCCTCGACGAGGCGGGCAAAATCGCCAGCGAGGTCCTGACCCCGCTGAACGTGGTGGGCGATACCGAAGGCTGCACCATGGAAAACGGCGTGGTGCGCACCCCGACCGGCTTCAAAGAGGCCTTCGAGCAGATGAAAGAGGGCGGCTGGCCGGGGCTCGACATGCCCGAGCAATATGGCGGGCAGAACATGCCCTATGTGATCGGCACCGCCGTGGGCGAGATGTTCTCGGCCGCGAACCAGGCGTTCACCATGTATCAGGGCCTGACCCATGGCGCGGCGAGCGCAATCCTGGCCCATGGCACGGAGCAGCAGAAAGACACCTATCTGCCGAAAATGGTCGCCTGCGACTGGACTGGCACGATGAACCTGACGGAGCCACATTGCGGCACCGATCTCGGCCTGATGCGGACCAAAGCCGAACCGCAGGACGATGGCAGCTACAAGATCACCGGGCAGAAGATTTTCATCTCGTCGGGCGAACATGACATGGCCGACAACATCATCCATCTGGTGCTGGGCAAGATTGTCGGTGGGCCCGAAGGGATCAAAGGCGTCTCCCTCTTCATCGTCCCGAAGTTCCTGGTGAATGAAGATGGCAGCCTGGGCGCGCGCAATGGTGTCGCCTGCGGCAAGATCGAAGAGAAGATGGGCATCCACGGGAATTCGACCTGTGTGATGAACTATGACGAGGCGACCGGCTATCTCTTGGGCGACGAGCACAAAGGGATGCGGGCGATGTTCACCATGATGAACGAAGCGCGTTTGGGTGTCGGTATGCAGGGTCTGGCGCAAGCCGAAGCGGCCTACCAAAATGCGCTCTTCTACGCCAAAGACCGGTTGCAGGGCCGCGATGTAACGGGGCCGAAAAACCCTGATGGCCCCGCCGACCCGCTGATCGTGCATCCTGATATCCGCCGCAACCTGATGGAGCAGAAAAGCTTCACCGAGGCTGGCCGCGCCTTCCTGCTTTGGGGCTCCACCCTGATCGATCAGGCGCATCGTGCAAAAGATGCGGATGCCGACGGGTTGATCTCGCTGATGACACCGGTGATCAAAGGGTTCCTGACCGATAAGGGTTATGACATGACCGTGCAGGCGCAGCAGGTCTATGGCGGCCATGGCTATATCGAAGAATGGGGCATGTCGCAGTTCACCCGCGATGCCCGGATCGCGATGATCTATGAAGGCGCCAACGGTGTGCAGGCGCTGGATCTGGTCGGCCGGAAACTGGCGCAAGATGGCGGCAAACACGTCATGGCCTTCTTCGACCTGGTCAAGACCTTCATCAAAGAGAATGAAGGCAATGAAGCGCTGAATGCGGATTTCCTCGGGCCGCTCAAAGCCGCGTCGAAAGACCTGCAGGCCGCAGGGATGTACTTCATGCAAGAAGGCATGAAGAACCCCAACAACGCGCTCTCCGGTTCTTATGATTTCATGCATCTATTTGGCCATGTCTGCTTGGGCCTAATGTGGGCCCGGATGGCCAAGGCCTCGCTCGAAGCTCTTGAAACCGGCACCTCGGACCCAGATTTCTATGAGACGAAACTGGCCACAGGGCGTTTCTACATGGCGCGCCAATTGCCGATGACCGCAACCCACCTGGCCCGGATTCAAACCGGCGGTGAGACGGTCATGGCGCTGGACGCCGCCAATTTCTGA
- a CDS encoding MerR family transcriptional regulator translates to MTNETMTIREMCDTFEVTPRTLRFYESKELLFPIREGQKRLFTRRDRARLKLILRGKRFGFSLEEIRQLLDLYYAGDQQATQLSRTLDVAGDRLADMERQRAELDLAIDDLKSQIGLVQDMLTNVTTTKDAAE, encoded by the coding sequence ATGACAAATGAAACCATGACCATCCGCGAGATGTGCGACACCTTCGAGGTGACGCCGCGCACCTTGCGGTTTTACGAATCCAAAGAACTGCTGTTTCCGATCCGTGAGGGGCAAAAACGCCTCTTCACCCGGCGCGACCGGGCGCGGCTGAAACTGATCCTGCGAGGCAAGCGGTTTGGCTTCTCTCTGGAAGAAATTCGCCAGCTTCTCGACCTCTATTATGCCGGTGATCAGCAAGCCACGCAGTTGAGCCGCACGCTGGATGTGGCCGGTGACCGCCTGGCCGATATGGAACGCCAGCGCGCCGAGTTGGACCTCGCCATCGACGATCTGAAATCGCAGATCGGCCTTGTCCAAGACATGCTGACCAATGTGACGACCACAAAAGACGCCGCCGAATAA
- a CDS encoding glutathione S-transferase family protein encodes MTHKLYCFAESGNAYKAALALELSGLEWEPVFVDFFKGETRTPEFRALNPMGEVPVLDAEGTTLSQSGVILDYISSKTGKLGGTNAQERRDILRWMFFDNHKLSGVAGTLRFNMNFLPEEKRNADVNGFLAMRLASALKVLDAALDNRSWLVGDGLTIADISCAGYLFYPEAFTFERADYPNIDRWLTNIAATPGWQHPYDLMQRAYTP; translated from the coding sequence ATGACACATAAACTCTACTGCTTCGCCGAAAGTGGAAACGCCTATAAGGCTGCGCTCGCGCTGGAACTTTCAGGTCTCGAATGGGAGCCAGTTTTCGTTGATTTCTTCAAAGGCGAGACGCGCACGCCCGAGTTCCGCGCGCTCAACCCTATGGGCGAAGTGCCGGTGCTTGATGCTGAGGGCACAACCTTGAGCCAATCGGGTGTGATCTTGGACTATATCAGCTCCAAGACCGGCAAACTGGGCGGCACCAACGCACAAGAGCGGCGCGATATCTTGCGGTGGATGTTTTTCGACAACCACAAACTGTCCGGCGTGGCAGGCACACTCAGGTTCAACATGAATTTCCTCCCCGAGGAAAAGCGCAATGCCGATGTCAACGGCTTTCTGGCGATGCGGCTGGCCTCGGCTCTGAAAGTGCTCGACGCGGCCCTCGACAACCGCAGCTGGCTTGTCGGCGACGGTCTGACGATCGCCGACATCTCCTGCGCCGGATATCTCTTCTACCCCGAAGCCTTCACCTTCGAGCGGGCCGATTACCCAAATATCGACCGCTGGCTGACCAACATCGCCGCCACACCCGGCTGGCAACATCCTTATGACCTCATGCAGCGGGCCTATACACCATGA